The Corynebacterium coyleae genome segment GGCTCGAGTTGATGGGCAAGTCGATGGAGCAGTTTGACGACGACGAGCTGCCCGAACCGTACCGCGCCCAGATGTGGAATCACATGCAGCGTGTGGCGTACATGATGATCAACCAGGGCCCGCGGGCCTATTAGTCCCAGCCCGGGCCGCCAGCGAAGCGCGGCCCGTTAGAACAGCAGGCCGAGTCCGGCGTTGCGGTAGACGGATCCGAAGGGGGCGTCTAGGCGGGTCCAGCGCCCGCAGCTGGATACGCGCAGGTGACGCGGGATCTCCGCGGGTGCTTCGAAGCCGGGGATGAGCCCGAGTGCGGTGCAGGCGAAGATCATCCGCATGGGGATCTCCACTGGGTTGTCGCTGTCGGCGTCTGCGGTGAGCACGATCCCGTCGAGCAAGGATTTCGGTGGGCCGGCTGGTCCGGAGAATTGGCGGGCGAGGTTGCGGCCTTCGTCGGCAAGGCGACGCGCCACGCCAACCGGCACCTGCTCACGCGCAACGAATCCGGTGGCGGGTGGCAGCGCCCCGGGCCAGGCGGTATCGCGCGCCGGCCCGACCTCCACCGAGCCGGACTGCAGCGCGGCAAGCAAGTCGCGGGCGCTGACGGTGCCGGTGTTGTGGGAGGTGGTGCCGGTGATTCGTCGAGAAGCAATGGCCTCGAAGGGCGTGGTCACGAACACGTCGAGCGCACCCCCGCCAACCTCCTGGAAGCGTGCGGAGGCCTGTGAATCTAAGCCGACGGCGCGGCCGACCAGAGTGGTCAGGCCGCGCGCGCCAGATTCGATGTCAAGGGTGATCACCTAGTTTTCGGCCGCCTTAGACAGGATGCCGATCTCCTTCTTCGTGATCTCGCGCGGCGAGGTCGTCGCAGTATCCACCGTAACCTGCACACACTCCACCACTGCGCAGGTTTTGCCCTGCGCGTCCTTGATTTCCTGGCGGGTGGTAAACGAGGTATTGCCTACGTTGACCACCTGCGTCTCCACGGTCACTTCAGTGGTGTTGGGCAGGATCGGACGGACATAGTCCACCTCGAGCCGGCGTACGAACACCACGAACTCGTGGCCTTCGGAATAGAAGAACTTCTCCGCGAACGCCAGGCGCGCCTCCTGCGCCAACTCGACGTAGGCCGAGTTGGTCACGTGACCGTAGCGGTCAAAGTCGCTCCAACGCACCGGAATAGTGTGCACGTGGATTTCTGCCATGGGGTTTGCTCCTAACGGGTGAGCTTGCGGTGGGTGACGCGCGACGGCTTGGCGGCTTCCTCACCGAGGCGTTCGACCTTGTTCTTCTCGTAGTCGCCGAAGTTACCTTCGAACCAGAACCACTTGCCTTCTTCGACGTTGCCTTCCCACGCGAGGATGTGGGTACAGGTGCGGTCGAGGAACCAGCGGTCGTGCGAGATGACCACAGCGCAGCCCGGGAAGGCCTGCAGTGCGTTTTCCAGGGAGCCGAGGGTTTCCACGTCAAGGTCGTTGGTGGGCTCATCGAGCAGGATCAGGTTACCGCCCTGCTTGAGCGTCAGCGCCAGGTTGAGGCGGTTGCGCTCGCCGCCGGAGAGGACCTTGGATGGCTTCTGCTGATCAGCACCCTTGAAGCCGAAGGCGGACAGGTAGGCGCGCGACGGCATTTCGTTCTGGCCGACGTGGATGTAGTCCAGGCCGTCGGAGACAACTTCCCACACGGTTTCTTCGGGGTCGATGTTTTCGCGGTTCTGGTCCACGTAGGAGATCTGGACGGTCTCGCCGACGGTCACGTTGCCGGAGTCCGGCTCTTCCAGACCAACGATGGTCTTGAACAGGGTGGACTTACCCACACCGTTGGGGCCGATGACGCCGACGATGCCGTTGCGCGGCAGGGTGAACGACAGGTCCTTGATCAGGACGCGTCCGTCGAAGCCCTTGTTCAGGTTTTCCACTTCGACGACCTTGCTGCCGAGGCGCGGCGGGGTCGGGATCTGGATTTCTTCGAAGTCGAGCTTGCGGTACTTCTCCGCCTCGGCTGCCATCTCTTCGTAGCGCTCCAGACGTGCCTTGTTCTTGGCTTGGCGTGCCTTCGGCGAGGAACGGACCCACTCGAGTTCCTTCTTCAGGCGCTTCTGCAGCTTCTGATCCTTCTTGCCGGCAACTTCGAGACGCTCAGCCTTCTTCTCCAGGTAGGTGGAGTAGTTGCCTTCGTACGGGTAGAGCTGGCCGCGGTCGACCTCACAGATCCATTCTGCGACGTTGTCCAGGAAGTAGCGGTCGTGGGTAATTGCGAGCACGGCACCCGGGTAGGTCTGCAGGTGGCGTTCCAACCAGAGGACGGATTCGGCGTCGAGGTGGTTGGTGGGCTCGTCGAGAAGCAGCAGGTCTGGCTCGCTCAGCAGCAGTTTCGCCAGTGCTACTCGACGACGCTCACCACCCGACAGGTTGGTCACCGGCGCATCAGACGGCGGGCAGCGCAGAGCCTCCATGGCCTGCTCGATCTTGGAGTCGATCTCCCACGCGTCAGCTGCGTCGAGCTCTTCTTGCAGCTTGCCCATTTCTTCCATGAGCTCGTCGGAGTAGTTGGTCGCCATTTCTTCGGCGATTTCCTCGAAGCGCTGCTTCTTTTCAAACAGCTCGCCGAGGCCTTCTTCGACGTTGCCGCGGACGGTCTTTTCTTCGTTGAGCGGCGGCTCCTGCAGCAGGATGCCAACCGTGGCTCCTGGCTGCAGGAAGGCTTCGCCGTTGTTTGGCTGGTCGATGCCCGCCATGATCTTCAGCAGCGACGATTTACCGGCGCCGTTCGGACCCACAACGCCGATCTTGGCGCCTGGGTAGAAGGCCATGGTGACGTTGTCCAGGATGACTTTTTCGCCAATGGCCCTGCGGACGTTTTTCATCGTGTAGATGAACTCAGCCACTACGTTTCCCCTTTTGTTGGTGAATGCGGACGTTAAATACCGCAATCAGGGTACATCACGTGGCTGAGTACGACGCCCTCCTAGAACGGTGCCTTGGCGGCACTGAGGTCTTCGGCGCTGTAGCGGGCCTCGTCGGTGCCGTCGGGGGCTCCGTCGAGAGCATTGTCTCCCCCATCGGCTTCGGCGGCCACCGGCTCGGCCGGGTCGGTCGGGTCGACCGGGTCGGCAAAGCTGGGTGGTTGGCCGGTGAGCCGCTCGAACACGGCCTCGGCATCCATAACAGGTACCGCGTCGTGTCCGTCGAGGCTGTGTCCGGAGTTGGAGGTGCGCGCCGAGTTGAGCTGGTAGTGGTTCATGTCAAAGGCCACGTTGCGGGCCTTGAGCATGATCTTCGAGCGGGTGACGGCGTTGTTGCCTTCGCCTTCTTGCCAGAAGTCGGTGACCAGCGAGCCGTCGACGATGACGGGGAATCCCTTCTTCAGCGACGCTCCACAGTTGACGGCGAGTTGCCCCCAGCATTCGACGTCGATGAACAGCGGGTCGACGTCTTCCCAGACCTCTTTGCCGTTGTCGTCGGTGACGCGCCTTCTTTTCGACGACGCCAGCCTCATCTTGGTTACCGTCGCCCCACTCGCAAACAACACAAGTTTCGGATCGTCGGTCAGGTTGCCAATTAGGCGGATGGTGTTTTGGCTCATGGAAGAGCCCCCCTTTCCATAGTGCGGATGATGGTGTGCGGGGTGTCGTCGTGAAGCAACGCCCTGCACACTTCGAGGTTCGCACGATTTTTAAAGCCGGTAAAGGGGGAAGCCGTTTCTGTGGATAACTTTGAAACCAGATTCCACAATCCGCTGCTAGGAGCGATTTCCGTACTGAGCGAGCATCTCGTTGTAGCGGCGCCATTCTTCGTCATCGGTCTCTTCCGCGCGGCGATCGGCCTCTTCCGTTTCGGCTCGGTCTTCGCGCAGCCACTGCATGAACAACTCACCGAAGACGATCAGCAGCGGGAAGGAGCCAGACGCCCAGGCGATGCCGCCGCCCTCCTTCTGAATCTGCGCCAGGTCAGGGTTCCACGGCAGTTCGAGGTTGTTGTAGAAGTCCTCGCCCATAACCACGCCGAGTTGCATGAGGTAAACACCCATGAACAGGTGGAACGGCATGGATACCCACAACCAGGCCAGGCGCGTTTTCGCGGTGGCGCGGCCCTCAATGTGGTCGGGGCCGATCAGCTCCCAGAAGTAGAAGTATCCGGACACCATGAAGACGGCGTTCATGATGACGTGGCCGGCGTGCTCGGAAATCATCAGTTCGTAGAACGGGACGAACACATACATGGCGTAGAAAAACACCAGAAACTGAATGGTGGACACCGGCGGGAACGTGACCATGCGCAAGAACTTCGAGCGCTGGAAGCTCTCCACCCACATGCGCGGGTTGAACTCGCCTGCCGGGTACGCCTTGCCGATCAGCGTCAGCGGTGCGCCCAGCACCAGGAACACTGGCACGCCCATGGACAGAATCATGTGGACGGACATGTGCACCGAATACGACGCCGGCATGTGCATGCCCAACCCAGAGCTCAGCGTGACGACGACCGTCACACACCCAAGCAACCACCACACCGTCCGTGACGTCTTCCACCCGTCCACGCGGCGCACCAGGCGCAGGTAGTAGACGGCCAGAAGAATCGCAATGACGCTAAACAGCAGCTCGGGGCGCCACAGAGTGATCCAGTTGGTCCAGGAGATCTGTTCAGAAAGGTTGTACCCCATCTTCACCTGCATGCGGGTGAGGTTCGGGTCGAGCGGCGGCGGGGGCGGCGTGCGGCCAAGGGTGACCGCAAGGCCGGAGACCGCAGCCATGATCAGGACTTCCACCGCTCCGAGGCGGGCAAACGCCTTCGGCTGGCTGTCCAACAGCGGGATGGTGCGCTCGCGGTGGGCGTAACCAATGATGCCGAGCAGCACAATCGCTACCGTCTTCACGATCAGCACGATGCCGTAGCTATACTCCGTCAACTCACTAATACGCACGCGCACCAGCGCGTTAATCACACCGGAAAGCGCCATAGCCAGGATGGAAAACAGGGCGACCATGGAGTAGCGGCGGGTGGCTTCGGTGAGGTGAGGGCCTCGTCGTAAAGCATGCGCCACAAGCGCCATAAGACCGCCAACCCACAGCAACATGGCCACGAGGTGCCAAATGAGCGAGTTGGTGCCAAAGTCGTGGGAGCCGCCCGTCGCCGAGTGGCCGGTCAGACCGATCGGCATGACCACCACAATCGCGCCGATAAAAAGCGCAACCTGCGACCACCAACTCGTCGCAACGTAGCCGCCGACGGCCACCACCGCCGCGAACGCAGCGACGATCAACCACACGCGAGCCTCTTTCACCTGCTCCAAGGCCTGCGTCCAGGCGGCCGCCTCAAACATGACAGTCTTCATCGGCTGGCCCGACACATCCGACAGCACCAGCGGAATCATCAACAACCCAATCAGCACGATGCCCGCACTCGCGTGCGCACCAGTACGCGAAGCGATGTGCCCGTCCACCGTCAACTGCGCACCGTTGAGATCCTCCCCCTGCATGCGCGGCGGGATGAAGAATGACGACAGCATGAACGACCCCACCGCCAACGCCATAAGAATCCACGCCACACCGCGCAGCGCCGGCAAACCGAACGTGGTGGTCACGCCAGGGTCCGGAATACCGAGCGCCGCCAGCGACCCACCAGAGAACGACTGCGCCACCGCACCCGCGACCACCGCCGCCGCAGCGAGCGCGGCAAGATAGAGCGGCCAAGCGGAAACAACAGCAGGCTTTCGGGCAGTCTCAGTCATGCTGCATACCCTACTTTCGCCCGCGAAACGGCCATAACTACAATCATTCGCACTGCCCCCATAGCTCAGTGGATTAGAGCATCCGGTTTCTACCCGGCTGGTCGCGGGTTCGAATCCTGCTGGGGGCGCTTTGTGTTGTCTCGAGACATCGTTCCTACGGTGTCTCGAGATTTTTGTTTTTGGAGTTGCCCCGTTTGGGGTTTAGTTCGTTGTCTGATTGGTTGTAGTAGATCTTTTCGTCGGTGAGTGTGTAGGCAGCGATTTGTGCCCCGGTGGCGTTTATTTTGATGTCGACGTGGTTGTCGACGCAGACCATGGTGATGGGTTCGCCGCCCCAGCGTCGGCCGATGTAGAGGCGGCGTAATTTCCCGCCCCATCGCAGAGTGGTCTTGCCGTTGATGCTGACTTTGTCGGTGCGTAGCCGGTAGTGGTGGTCGGAGTTTGCTGCTGCCGGTTTGGCTTTGGGCAGTGCGCTGTAGGCCTCGGCTGGGGTGATGCGGGCGAGTGCTCTGTGTGGGCGTTTGTAGTTGTAGTAGTCGATGATCTCGTTGATATCTTCGTTGAGCTCCTCGATGGTTTGTGCTGGTGGCTTGTTGTTTAGCGCGAGTTTGAGTGTGTGGTGGAAGCGTTCGACTTTGCCTTGGGTTTGCGGGTGGTAGGGCTTGCCGTTTTTCTGGGTAATGCCCAAGTCGATGAGCAGTTGCTCGAAGCCGTTTCGTGACGGGTTTTTCCGGTCGGTGTTGGTGGTAAATGCTCGGCCGTTATCGGTGAGCGTTGATTGTGGGCAGCCATGTACCTGAACTGCTGCGATAAAGCTTGTGATGACGTTTGTGACGGTGGCTGTGTGGTAGGCGCGGCAGGAGATGATGAATCGGGAGTGGTCATCGAGGATGGTCAGGATGGCTACGCGTTTGTGTCCGGCGATGGTCCAGTCGCTGTAGTCCATTTGCCATGTTTCGTTGGGCTGGTCTGCCTGGAAGCGACGCCAAGAGCTGCGTGGGCGTTTTTGGGGCTGTGGTGTGATGCGTCCGTTGTTGGCAAGCACTCGGTGGATGGTTGATACTGCTGGTGGAGGGTCTATTCCGTCTTGTTGTAGGTGCCAACGGATGGTGTGAGCGCCGGCGTCGGTGCCGCGGTGGGTGAGTTCGTCGCGCAGTTGAAGAATGCGGTCGACAACTGTTTTGTCGAGCGCCCTTGGGTTTGTTCTTGGCCGTTTTGATCGAGGTGTAAGCGCGTCCATGCCGCCTTCTCGGTAGCGCTTTTGCAGTGTTCTGATCCACCGGGTCGAAACGCCGAAGTGCTCAGCCGCCTCGGCTTGGCTCATGCCTGTGGCGAGCATGGTCTGGATGATGATTTTCGGTGTGGGCTTGCCTGGTTTCTCCATCCGATAAGCATGGGCGGAACGATGACTCGAGACATCGGTTTTCGGCCCGGTGGGGCATTTTCAGTGGGCTCGTTTTCCACCGGAACGATGTGGCGAGACATACCCGCAGGACAAACCGGAACGATCTCATGAGACATGCGGAACGATGTCACCGAACCAGACACTGCTGGGGGCGCTTTGTGTTTCTGGGGGTTGGAATGAGGGGGGCGCGCGGCGTACTTGGTGAGAACGCATTGGTGAAGATGCCGATTTTTGGCCGTCTTCACCAATGCGTTCTCACCATGTGCGGGGAAAGAGGCGTGCCGCAAAGCTAAACGACACATGGAACACGGCATACTCCGCTGATTTTCAGCGATATATGCCGTGTTGGATGTGTCGTTTGGCCTCAGCAGACCACACTTCACCCATTTTTGGGATACGCGTCCCATAGCGTGATACAGTTTCTTCCATTCTGCGACACAGCAGTTTCACACAATGGAATGAAAGGACGGGCGATGACCACCAGCGTCGAACATCAACCCCCTGCCCCACAAGCGGCCCCTGCTGCCATCCGGGAGACAACGCCACAGGAGCGAAACCGGGTCCGCCTTGCGTCGACAATTGGCACGACGATTGAGTTTTACGACTTCTACGCCTACGCCACCGCAGCCGTCGCGGTGTTTCCGTTCCTCTTCTTCCCCAAGTCGGAGTCGAGCACGGTTGCGCTGCTGTCGTCGTTTGCCACGTTCGGCTTGGCGTTTATTGCCCGTCCGCTGGGTTCGGTACTGTTCGGCCACTTCGGCGACAAGGTTGGGCGTAAGGCGACCCTGGTCGGCGCGCTGCTGACGATGGGCATCGCCACCTTTGTTATCGGCCTGCTGCCCACCTATGCCCAAGCCGGCATCTGGGCGCCGGCGCTGCTGGCACTGATGCGCTTCTGCCAGGGCCTCGGCCTGGGCGGCGAGTGGTCCGGCGCAGCCCTGCTGTCCACAGAAACAGCAGCTAAGGGCCGCCGCGCCTGGGCGGGCATGTGGCCCCAACTCGGCGCACCGTTCGGCTTCCTGCTGGCCAACGGCCTGTTCCTCATCCTGGTCACCGTGCTGGGCCACACCACTGGCGACTTCGAGGGCGCGTTCATGCGCTGGGGCTGGCGCATTCCGTTCCTGCTGTCCATCGTGATGGTCATCATCGGCCTGTGGGTTCGCCTGCAGGTTGAGGAGACTCCGGTGTTCCAGCAGGTGGAGCAGAACAACCAGAAGGCCGCTTCCCCACTGGCGGAGGTATTCAAGACCGCTTGGAAGCCGCTGATCCAGGGCACGTTTGTCATGGTCGGTTGCTACACGCTGTTCTACATCGTGACCACTTGGTTCCTCTCCTACGGAATTGGTTCGGCGGAAGAGGGCGTTGGCCTGGGTATTGCGTACCCGACGTTCCTGAAGCTGCAGCTGGTATGCATCTTCGGGTTCATCGCTGGCATCCCGATTGCGGCGCATTGGTCGGATGTCTACGGCCGTCGCCCGGTGCTGGGTCTGACCTCGGTTGCGATCATCGTCTATGGCCTGAGCTTCAAGTGGCTGCTGAATCCGGAGACGTTCACCATGGTTTCCCTGGGCATCTTCTTGTTCATCGGCATGGTGTTGATGGGCTTCATCTTCGGCCCGATGTCTGCGATCTTGCCGGAGTTGTTCCCGTCGAATGTGCGCTACACCGGCTCCGGTATCGCGTACAACGTGTCCTCCATCCTGGGTGCGGCTATCGCCCCGTTCATCGCAACGGCGCTGAACGCAAAGTACGGACCGCAGGCTGTGGGCATTTACCTGGTTATCGTTACCGCGATTTCTCTGTGGGCGATCCTGTCCTCCCCGGAGACCAAGCACCAGGAGATGCACGAGATTTAGCCCTTGCTTTCCATGCCGACAAGTGACATACTTGCCGGCATGGAAAGCAATAAGATCTCGAAGGAAGAGGCCCGCGCCGCCCTCGAGCAGATCGACGGGATCGAGCAAGACGCACGTAAACCACCCACACCGCCGTGGGCTTACGCCATCCTCGGCACCAGTTTCGGTGTCACGATCGCCGGCACGATCATCGGCTGGAAGTACTGGTGGGCACTGTTTGCGGTCATCATCATCGCCTGCATCGCACTCGCCGTGCGAGATCACAACCGCAACGTACGCCCGAGCATGAAGCAGCCGATCCAGGAAGACCCGAAGACGAACTGGGCCGCCGCTCTCACCCCCGCGTTCATGATGCCGCTGATCTGGTTCGTCCCAGAAGGAAGCGTGGTCGGCGGGGTCATCGCCGGCGTGGTCACAGCGATCGTGGTCACGGCTGTCATGATCTACGAAAGCAGGAACCGATGAGCGCCCCTAAAATCGACCCTGTCATCCACCCCCTGGCGCGGTTGAAGATTTGTGCGGCGTTGTACCACGGCGGTGCCGTCGAGAAGCAAACGTCCCGGCACGAGATGCGCTTTAGCTCGCTGCGGGACCAAATAGACTTGTCGGATTCTGCGCTATCCAAGCAGTTGGACCGGCTCGAGGAGCACGGCTATATCACGCGCTTCCGCGAGTACGGCTCATCCCGGGCGAAGGACACGGTGTGGGTCACGCTCACCGAGAGGGGTGCGCAGGCCTTCGAGCGACACACGGCAGCGTTGCGAGAGATCGCGGGCGGGTAGATTCGGACGCATGAGTTTTCCAGGACCATCCATCGACTCGTTCGCGTTGATTACTGGCGCGAGCCAAGGCATCGGCGAAGCGATTGCGCGCGACCTGGCCAAAGGTGGCCACAACCTCATCCTTGTTGCCCGGCGCGAGGAGGTATTGCAGAAGCTTGGCGACGAACTCGCGGCCGCTCACGGCGTCACCGTCGAAGTCTTCGCCGCGGATCTGTCTAAGGAACGCGACGTCACCGCACTGCTTAACCACATTGCGAACCGCAAGATTCACATTTGCGTCAATTCTGCAGGTATCGCGTCGTTTGGACCGTTTATGAAGCAGGACTGGGAGTACGAGACGAATCAGTTCAACCTGAACGCGACGGCAGTGTTCCGCATCACCAAGGCGGTGCTGGATCAGATGGTGCCACGCGGCGAGGGCGCGCTGTGCAACGTCGGCTCCGCCGCGGGCAACCTGCCGATCCCGAACAACGCCACCTACGTGTTCACCAAGGCGGGCGTGAACATGTTCACCGAGGCCCTGCACTACGAGCTGAAGGACTCGGGCGTGCATGTAACCCTGCTCGCGCCCGGCCCTGTGCGTGAGGCGCACATTCCGGAGGAGGAGCAGTCCATCGTGGATAAGGTCGTGCCCGATTTCTTGTGGACGACCTACGAGTCCTGCTCCGCGGACACACTTAAGGCGATGCGCCGCAACCGTCGACGCGTCGTTCCGGGTCCGTTGTCGAAGGCGATGGATGTCGTGTCCACCTACGCCCCGCGCGGGATTCTGCCGCCAATTATGGGCAAGTTTTACGCAAAGATGGGAGAGGAATAAATGGAGATCGCAGACAAGGACAATCGCATCGTGTGGGTCGACCTGGAGATGACCGGTCTTGACCCGTCACGCCACGTCATCGTGGAGGTTGCGGCGCTTGTCACGGATGCGGAGCTCAACATTATCGACGACGGCGTCGACCTCGTCGTCCACGCCACCGACGCCGAACTGGCGGAGATGGATGACTTTGTCACCGAGATGCACTCCTCCAACGGGCTGCTCGATGACATTAAGGCCTCCACGGTCAGCATCGAGGAGGCTGAGGATGCGGTGCTGGAGCTCGTCGCAAAGCATTGCGATCCTGCACATCCTGCCCCGCTTGCGGGCAATTCGATTGCTACCGACCGTGCGTTTATCCGTGCGCAGATGCCGCGTCTCGACGACGCCCTGCACTACCGCATGATCGACGTCTCCACCGTGAAGGAACTGTCGCGCCGCTGGTTCCCTAAGGCGTACTACAACCAGCCCGAAAAGGGCATGGCTCACCGCGCCTTGGCGGACATCGTGGAATCCATCCGCGAACTGGACTACTACCGTCGCGCCGTATTTGTGGACTCCCCCGGCCCGGACACCGACACCGCAACGAAGGCTTCTGCCGCTGCAACCGAGTTCTACCAGCGGTTTTTGTAAACTTCAGATGAACGGCTAAGGTGTAATCCGCTGCAAA includes the following:
- a CDS encoding transcriptional regulator; the encoded protein is MSAPKIDPVIHPLARLKICAALYHGGAVEKQTSRHEMRFSSLRDQIDLSDSALSKQLDRLEEHGYITRFREYGSSRAKDTVWVTLTERGAQAFERHTAALREIAGG
- a CDS encoding MFS transporter gives rise to the protein MTTSVEHQPPAPQAAPAAIRETTPQERNRVRLASTIGTTIEFYDFYAYATAAVAVFPFLFFPKSESSTVALLSSFATFGLAFIARPLGSVLFGHFGDKVGRKATLVGALLTMGIATFVIGLLPTYAQAGIWAPALLALMRFCQGLGLGGEWSGAALLSTETAAKGRRAWAGMWPQLGAPFGFLLANGLFLILVTVLGHTTGDFEGAFMRWGWRIPFLLSIVMVIIGLWVRLQVEETPVFQQVEQNNQKAASPLAEVFKTAWKPLIQGTFVMVGCYTLFYIVTTWFLSYGIGSAEEGVGLGIAYPTFLKLQLVCIFGFIAGIPIAAHWSDVYGRRPVLGLTSVAIIVYGLSFKWLLNPETFTMVSLGIFLFIGMVLMGFIFGPMSAILPELFPSNVRYTGSGIAYNVSSILGAAIAPFIATALNAKYGPQAVGIYLVIVTAISLWAILSSPETKHQEMHEI
- a CDS encoding single-stranded DNA-binding protein, producing MSQNTIRLIGNLTDDPKLVLFASGATVTKMRLASSKRRRVTDDNGKEVWEDVDPLFIDVECWGQLAVNCGASLKKGFPVIVDGSLVTDFWQEGEGNNAVTRSKIMLKARNVAFDMNHYQLNSARTSNSGHSLDGHDAVPVMDAEAVFERLTGQPPSFADPVDPTDPAEPVAAEADGGDNALDGAPDGTDEARYSAEDLSAAKAPF
- the orn gene encoding oligoribonuclease, producing the protein MEIADKDNRIVWVDLEMTGLDPSRHVIVEVAALVTDAELNIIDDGVDLVVHATDAELAEMDDFVTEMHSSNGLLDDIKASTVSIEEAEDAVLELVAKHCDPAHPAPLAGNSIATDRAFIRAQMPRLDDALHYRMIDVSTVKELSRRWFPKAYYNQPEKGMAHRALADIVESIRELDYYRRAVFVDSPGPDTDTATKASAAATEFYQRFL
- the ettA gene encoding energy-dependent translational throttle protein EttA; protein product: MAEFIYTMKNVRRAIGEKVILDNVTMAFYPGAKIGVVGPNGAGKSSLLKIMAGIDQPNNGEAFLQPGATVGILLQEPPLNEEKTVRGNVEEGLGELFEKKQRFEEIAEEMATNYSDELMEEMGKLQEELDAADAWEIDSKIEQAMEALRCPPSDAPVTNLSGGERRRVALAKLLLSEPDLLLLDEPTNHLDAESVLWLERHLQTYPGAVLAITHDRYFLDNVAEWICEVDRGQLYPYEGNYSTYLEKKAERLEVAGKKDQKLQKRLKKELEWVRSSPKARQAKNKARLERYEEMAAEAEKYRKLDFEEIQIPTPPRLGSKVVEVENLNKGFDGRVLIKDLSFTLPRNGIVGVIGPNGVGKSTLFKTIVGLEEPDSGNVTVGETVQISYVDQNRENIDPEETVWEVVSDGLDYIHVGQNEMPSRAYLSAFGFKGADQQKPSKVLSGGERNRLNLALTLKQGGNLILLDEPTNDLDVETLGSLENALQAFPGCAVVISHDRWFLDRTCTHILAWEGNVEEGKWFWFEGNFGDYEKNKVERLGEEAAKPSRVTHRKLTR
- a CDS encoding cytochrome c oxidase assembly protein, yielding MTETARKPAVVSAWPLYLAALAAAAVVAGAVAQSFSGGSLAALGIPDPGVTTTFGLPALRGVAWILMALAVGSFMLSSFFIPPRMQGEDLNGAQLTVDGHIASRTGAHASAGIVLIGLLMIPLVLSDVSGQPMKTVMFEAAAWTQALEQVKEARVWLIVAAFAAVVAVGGYVATSWWSQVALFIGAIVVVMPIGLTGHSATGGSHDFGTNSLIWHLVAMLLWVGGLMALVAHALRRGPHLTEATRRYSMVALFSILAMALSGVINALVRVRISELTEYSYGIVLIVKTVAIVLLGIIGYAHRERTIPLLDSQPKAFARLGAVEVLIMAAVSGLAVTLGRTPPPPPLDPNLTRMQVKMGYNLSEQISWTNWITLWRPELLFSVIAILLAVYYLRLVRRVDGWKTSRTVWWLLGCVTVVVTLSSGLGMHMPASYSVHMSVHMILSMGVPVFLVLGAPLTLIGKAYPAGEFNPRMWVESFQRSKFLRMVTFPPVSTIQFLVFFYAMYVFVPFYELMISEHAGHVIMNAVFMVSGYFYFWELIGPDHIEGRATAKTRLAWLWVSMPFHLFMGVYLMQLGVVMGEDFYNNLELPWNPDLAQIQKEGGGIAWASGSFPLLIVFGELFMQWLREDRAETEEADRRAEETDDEEWRRYNEMLAQYGNRS
- a CDS encoding IS481 family transposase, encoding MEKPGKPTPKIIIQTMLATGMSQAEAAEHFGVSTRWIRTLQKRYREGGMDALTPRSKRPRTNPRALDKTVVDRILQLRDELTHRGTDAGAHTIRWHLQQDGIDPPPAVSTIHRVLANNGRITPQPQKRPRSSWRRFQADQPNETWQMDYSDWTIAGHKRVAILTILDDHSRFIISCRAYHTATVTNVITSFIAAVQVHGCPQSTLTDNGRAFTTNTDRKNPSRNGFEQLLIDLGITQKNGKPYHPQTQGKVERFHHTLKLALNNKPPAQTIEELNEDINEIIDYYNYKRPHRALARITPAEAYSALPKAKPAAANSDHHYRLRTDKVSINGKTTLRWGGKLRRLYIGRRWGGEPITMVCVDNHVDIKINATGAQIAAYTLTDEKIYYNQSDNELNPKRGNSKNKNLETP
- a CDS encoding acyl-CoA thioesterase codes for the protein MAEIHVHTIPVRWSDFDRYGHVTNSAYVELAQEARLAFAEKFFYSEGHEFVVFVRRLEVDYVRPILPNTTEVTVETQVVNVGNTSFTTRQEIKDAQGKTCAVVECVQVTVDTATTSPREITKKEIGILSKAAEN
- the cmrA gene encoding mycolate reductase (Catalyzes the final step in mycolic acid biosynthesis.), with the translated sequence MSFPGPSIDSFALITGASQGIGEAIARDLAKGGHNLILVARREEVLQKLGDELAAAHGVTVEVFAADLSKERDVTALLNHIANRKIHICVNSAGIASFGPFMKQDWEYETNQFNLNATAVFRITKAVLDQMVPRGEGALCNVGSAAGNLPIPNNATYVFTKAGVNMFTEALHYELKDSGVHVTLLAPGPVREAHIPEEEQSIVDKVVPDFLWTTYESCSADTLKAMRRNRRRVVPGPLSKAMDVVSTYAPRGILPPIMGKFYAKMGEE